The following proteins come from a genomic window of Cryptosporangium phraense:
- a CDS encoding MFS transporter: MRLVRTRATYLVYASLGFYGWFIYGFGPVVPLIRDEQGTSRAVAGLHSTALAAGALVAGALYPVLARRIGRSNTLYGTVLGLGLGIVLLVSVPSAPAVTIAATLCCGIVGSTLVNVAPPALLDVHGAETSGAALVEGNAIATGTGLIAPLAVGLALDHGYGWRPALLVASVLAAVILVVGRSTGARLPSPPLHSDDGRRTEVVNAALPGRYWIAWGVTLCCIAAEFATTLWASDVLRDRTGASAALATAAVTAVVGGMCAGRIVGALLAARLPGFVVLLPALGVALAGTAVFWGVTAAGWAIVGLAVLGLGLGPLFPLSVDLALRASGGQSDRAAGYSSYAAGLAIGGGPFILGALADVVGPHAAFLVVPALFAAAALGVLGVRRSTKSTLLPA, translated from the coding sequence GTGAGACTCGTCCGCACGCGCGCCACGTATCTCGTCTACGCGAGCCTCGGCTTCTACGGTTGGTTCATCTACGGCTTCGGCCCGGTCGTCCCCCTGATCCGCGACGAGCAGGGCACCAGTCGCGCGGTGGCCGGCCTGCACAGCACCGCGCTGGCCGCCGGCGCGCTCGTCGCCGGAGCGCTGTACCCGGTGCTGGCCCGCCGGATCGGCCGCAGCAACACGCTCTACGGCACCGTGCTCGGTCTCGGACTCGGGATCGTGCTGCTGGTGTCGGTCCCGTCCGCCCCGGCCGTGACGATCGCGGCCACGCTCTGCTGCGGGATCGTCGGCTCCACGTTGGTCAACGTCGCCCCGCCCGCGCTGCTCGACGTCCACGGCGCCGAGACGTCCGGTGCGGCGTTGGTCGAGGGCAACGCGATCGCGACCGGCACCGGCCTGATCGCCCCGCTGGCCGTCGGGCTCGCCCTCGACCACGGTTACGGCTGGCGGCCCGCGCTGCTGGTGGCGAGCGTGCTTGCGGCCGTGATCCTGGTGGTCGGCCGGTCCACCGGTGCCCGCCTGCCGTCCCCTCCGCTTCATTCTGACGATGGGCGGCGAACCGAAGTTGTAAATGCTGCCTTACCGGGCCGGTACTGGATCGCCTGGGGCGTCACGCTGTGTTGCATCGCGGCCGAGTTCGCGACCACGCTCTGGGCGTCGGACGTCCTCCGCGACCGGACCGGGGCGAGCGCGGCCCTGGCGACCGCGGCGGTGACCGCGGTGGTGGGCGGAATGTGCGCCGGGCGGATCGTGGGGGCGTTGCTCGCGGCCCGGTTGCCGGGGTTCGTCGTGTTGTTGCCGGCGCTGGGGGTGGCGCTGGCCGGGACGGCGGTGTTCTGGGGGGTGACCGCGGCGGGGTGGGCGATCGTCGGGCTGGCGGTTCTGGGGTTGGGGTTGGGGCCGTTGTTTCCGTTGTCGGTGGATCTGGCGTTGCGGGCTTCTGGGGGGCAGTCGGATCGGGCGGCTGGGTATTCGTCGTATGCGGCTGGGCTGGCGATCGGTGGGGGGCCGTTCATTCTCGGAGCCTTGGCCGACGTGGTTGGCCCGCACGCGGCGTTCTTAGTAGTTCCAGCCCTTTTCGCCGCAGCGGCGCTAGGGGTCCTAGGAGTCCGCCGCTCCACCAAGTCAACCCTGCTACCCGCGTAA
- a CDS encoding Maf family protein, with amino-acid sequence MRRLILASQSPARLNLLRNAGFAPEVIVSGVDESGATGTPSEIALELAQLKCRAVVATEAAAGAVVIGCDSVLELDGVAYGKPKDAADAVTRWQLMAGRTGVLRTGHCIVDSVTGQEVSAVASTAVRFGTPSEDEVAAYVASGEPLVVAGAFTIDGRGSLFVEGLDGDHTNVIGLSMPLFRSLLSQLGIPAVSLWP; translated from the coding sequence ATGAGGCGGCTGATTCTGGCGTCCCAGTCGCCGGCGCGGCTGAACCTGCTGCGCAACGCCGGGTTCGCGCCCGAGGTGATCGTGTCGGGAGTGGACGAGTCCGGCGCGACCGGTACGCCCAGCGAGATCGCGCTCGAGTTGGCCCAGCTCAAGTGCCGCGCCGTCGTGGCCACCGAAGCCGCGGCCGGCGCGGTGGTGATCGGCTGCGACTCGGTGCTCGAATTGGACGGCGTGGCTTACGGAAAGCCGAAGGACGCCGCCGACGCGGTGACCAGGTGGCAGCTGATGGCCGGGCGCACCGGCGTGTTGCGCACCGGGCACTGCATCGTCGACTCGGTGACCGGCCAGGAGGTCTCGGCCGTGGCGTCCACCGCGGTGCGATTCGGGACGCCGTCGGAGGATGAGGTTGCGGCGTACGTGGCGAGTGGGGAGCCGCTCGTGGTGGCCGGTGCGTTCACGATCGATGGCCGTGGTTCGCTGTTCGTGGAGGGGCTGGATGGTGACCACACGAACGTCATCGGCCTCTCGATGCCCCTGTTCCGCTCGCTGCTGTCCCAACTAGGGATCCCCGCCGTCTCCCTCTGGCCCTGA
- a CDS encoding GNAT family N-acetyltransferase: protein MSLTIRPLRRGDVEGCLRVIASLPRFFAVSEGGPLGESMRADVAKEAAAKEAAERAAADETAKTDEPEKVGAHRSQSSGASRTPLRSTRPTSATHPASGVHPVRPRRGRHGMPDDEDEPAPGGRSIAQAARDLGTQGGLVAIGPGGDVLGFLTWKRHGDKAAEITWMAVHSALRHKGVGTTLLTRLERLLATQGFQNISAITSAFSHTYEPTRQFWRGRGYAPVLELEDLWETDVALVLTKSLEP from the coding sequence ATGAGCCTCACGATCCGTCCACTCCGCCGCGGAGACGTCGAAGGCTGTCTCCGGGTCATCGCGTCGCTGCCGCGCTTCTTCGCCGTCAGCGAGGGCGGTCCCCTCGGCGAGAGCATGCGCGCCGACGTCGCCAAGGAGGCCGCGGCCAAGGAGGCGGCCGAGCGGGCCGCGGCGGACGAGACCGCCAAGACCGACGAGCCGGAGAAGGTCGGCGCGCACCGGTCGCAGTCTTCCGGCGCGTCGCGGACCCCGCTCCGCAGCACGCGCCCCACGTCCGCGACGCATCCGGCGTCCGGTGTGCATCCGGTCCGTCCCCGCCGCGGTCGTCACGGCATGCCCGACGACGAGGACGAGCCGGCGCCCGGCGGCCGGAGCATCGCCCAGGCCGCCCGTGACCTGGGCACCCAGGGCGGGCTGGTCGCGATCGGACCGGGCGGCGACGTGCTCGGGTTCCTGACCTGGAAGCGCCACGGTGACAAGGCCGCGGAGATCACCTGGATGGCCGTCCACTCCGCACTGCGGCACAAGGGCGTCGGCACCACGTTGCTGACCAGGTTGGAACGGCTGCTGGCCACCCAGGGTTTTCAGAACATCTCGGCGATCACGTCCGCGTTCTCCCACACCTACGAGCCCACTCGGCAGTTCTGGCGCGGCCGCGGATACGCCCCCGTGCTGGAGCTGGAGGATTTATGGGAGACCGACGTGGCGCTGGTGCTGACGAAGTCGCTGGAACCATGA
- a CDS encoding acyl-CoA carboxylase subunit epsilon: MTTDDAGTEPVLRILRGVPTAEELAALVGVLAARSAAVTPAAPQARELWRRKEARVGAPLVAGPGAWRASGLPR; this comes from the coding sequence ATGACCACCGATGACGCCGGCACCGAGCCAGTTCTTCGGATCCTGCGGGGCGTACCCACTGCCGAAGAGCTCGCCGCGCTGGTGGGCGTGCTCGCGGCTCGGTCGGCGGCGGTGACCCCGGCGGCCCCGCAGGCGCGGGAACTCTGGCGTCGCAAGGAAGCACGGGTCGGTGCCCCGCTAGTCGCGGGTCCGGGGGCGTGGCGCGCCTCCGGGCTCCCTCGATGA
- a CDS encoding acyl-CoA carboxylase subunit beta, translating to MTLEATQPSDSVDEPDIHTTAGKLADLERRVDEAVHSGSARAVEKQHAKGKKTARERIEALLDEGSFVELDEFARHRSTQFGLERNRPYGDGVVTGYGTIDGRQVCVFSQDVTVYGGALGEVYGEKIIKVQDLAMKIGCPIIGINEGGGARIQEGVVSLGLYGEIFQRHVLASGVIPQISLIMGATAGGHVYGPALTDFVIMVDQTSHMFITGPDVIKTVTGEEVSFEDLGGARTHNTKSGNAHHMAADEDDALEYVKALLSYLPSNNLDEAPVYEEPAETDADFLDTFIPDSANQPYDMHRVIEAIVDDGEFLEVQALFAPNILIGYGRVEGRPVGVVANQPMQFAGTLDIDASEKAARFVRFCDAFNIPVLTLVDVPGFLPGTGQEWDGIIRRGAKLIYAYAEATVPKITLITRKAFGGAYDVMGSKHLRADLNLAWPTAQIAVMGAQGAANIVYRRELSSIEDPEQQAVRRQELIAEYEDTLFNPYIAAERGYVDQIIRPSQTRVQIVRALRMLRGKRDSLPPKKHGNIPL from the coding sequence ATGACTCTCGAAGCCACCCAGCCGTCCGACTCGGTCGACGAACCGGACATCCACACCACGGCGGGCAAGCTCGCCGACCTGGAACGACGGGTGGACGAGGCGGTCCACTCCGGTTCCGCCCGCGCGGTCGAGAAGCAGCACGCGAAGGGCAAGAAGACCGCCCGCGAACGCATCGAGGCCCTCCTCGACGAGGGCTCGTTCGTCGAGCTGGACGAGTTCGCCCGGCACCGCTCGACCCAGTTCGGGCTCGAACGCAACCGCCCCTACGGCGACGGCGTCGTCACCGGCTACGGCACGATCGACGGCCGCCAGGTCTGCGTCTTCAGCCAGGACGTCACGGTCTACGGCGGCGCGCTCGGTGAGGTCTACGGCGAGAAGATCATCAAGGTCCAGGACCTGGCCATGAAGATCGGCTGCCCGATCATCGGCATCAACGAGGGTGGCGGCGCGCGGATCCAGGAAGGCGTCGTCTCGCTCGGCCTCTACGGCGAGATCTTCCAGCGGCACGTGCTGGCGTCCGGCGTCATCCCGCAGATCTCGCTGATCATGGGCGCGACCGCCGGGGGCCACGTCTACGGCCCGGCGCTGACCGACTTCGTCATCATGGTCGACCAGACGTCGCACATGTTCATCACCGGACCGGACGTCATCAAGACGGTCACCGGCGAAGAGGTGAGCTTCGAGGACCTCGGCGGAGCCCGGACGCACAACACGAAGTCCGGCAACGCCCACCACATGGCCGCCGACGAGGACGACGCGCTGGAGTACGTCAAAGCGCTGCTCTCGTATCTGCCGAGCAACAACCTCGACGAGGCGCCGGTCTACGAGGAGCCGGCCGAGACCGACGCGGACTTCCTCGACACGTTCATCCCGGACTCGGCCAACCAGCCCTACGACATGCACCGGGTGATCGAGGCGATCGTCGACGACGGCGAGTTCCTCGAGGTCCAGGCGCTGTTCGCCCCGAACATCCTGATCGGCTACGGCCGGGTCGAGGGCCGCCCGGTCGGCGTCGTCGCGAACCAGCCGATGCAGTTCGCCGGCACGCTCGACATCGACGCGTCCGAGAAGGCGGCCCGCTTCGTCCGCTTCTGTGACGCGTTCAACATTCCGGTTCTCACGCTCGTAGACGTCCCCGGATTCCTGCCCGGCACCGGCCAGGAGTGGGACGGCATCATCCGGCGCGGGGCCAAGCTGATCTATGCCTACGCCGAGGCGACGGTCCCGAAGATCACGCTGATCACCCGCAAGGCGTTCGGCGGCGCCTACGACGTCATGGGGTCCAAGCACCTGCGGGCCGACCTCAACCTGGCCTGGCCGACCGCCCAGATCGCGGTGATGGGCGCCCAGGGTGCGGCGAACATCGTGTACCGCCGGGAGCTGTCGAGCATCGAGGATCCGGAGCAGCAGGCGGTCCGCCGGCAGGAGCTGATCGCCGAGTACGAGGACACGCTCTTCAATCCCTACATTGCCGCCGAACGCGGATATGTCGACCAGATCATTCGGCCGTCCCAGACTCGTGTTCAGATCGTCAGGGCACTGCGTATGCTTCGCGGCAAGCGGGATTCTTTGCCACCCAAGAAGCACGGCAATATCCCGTTGTAA
- a CDS encoding biotin--[acetyl-CoA-carboxylase] ligase, with translation MEQEALRARLLDDFWVALDVVPRTGSTNADLAEAARGGAPAGTVLVADVQDAGRGRIGRSWTSPPGAGLLFSVLFRPTDVPTERWGWLPLLAGVATARALPGVDARLKWPNDLLIGPQRKKAAGILAEAAGDAVVLGIGLNVTLGRDDLPPDRPDTTSLAIEGAPVTDRDELLVAILGALKDEYEFWRASNGDAAASGLLASYRERCDTLGREVRVEVPGGEPVQGRADDIDAEGRLVVGATHVAAGDVIHVRPA, from the coding sequence ATGGAACAAGAGGCTTTGCGGGCCCGATTGCTGGACGACTTCTGGGTGGCTCTGGACGTCGTACCCCGGACCGGGTCGACCAACGCCGACCTGGCCGAGGCCGCTCGGGGCGGGGCGCCGGCCGGGACCGTGCTGGTCGCCGACGTACAGGACGCCGGGCGCGGGCGGATCGGCCGCTCGTGGACGTCGCCGCCGGGGGCCGGGCTGCTGTTCTCGGTGCTGTTCCGCCCCACCGACGTCCCGACCGAGCGGTGGGGCTGGTTGCCGCTGCTGGCCGGCGTCGCCACCGCCCGCGCCCTGCCCGGCGTCGACGCCCGGCTGAAGTGGCCCAACGACCTGCTCATCGGCCCGCAGCGCAAGAAGGCGGCCGGGATCCTGGCCGAAGCGGCCGGGGACGCGGTCGTGCTCGGGATCGGGCTCAACGTGACGCTCGGCCGCGACGACCTGCCCCCCGACCGCCCGGACACCACGTCGCTGGCGATCGAGGGCGCACCCGTCACCGACCGCGACGAGCTCCTGGTAGCGATCCTGGGCGCACTGAAGGACGAGTACGAGTTCTGGCGGGCGTCGAACGGCGACGCAGCGGCGTCCGGGTTGCTGGCGTCGTACCGGGAGCGGTGCGACACGCTCGGCCGCGAGGTCCGGGTAGAGGTCCCCGGCGGCGAGCCCGTCCAGGGACGAGCCGACGACATCGACGCCGAGGGCCGCCTCGTCGTCGGCGCCACCCACGTCGCCGCCGGCGACGTCATCCACGTCCGCCCGGCCTGA
- a CDS encoding MFS transporter, whose translation MPELSRRRRVAILATCCLSLFLVGLDNTIVNVALPSLGKELDAPLSGLQWTVDAYLVVLAALLMLAGSMGDRFGRRRVFQIGLVLFTLGSLLCSLAPSLGWLIAFRMMQAVGGSMLNPVAMGIITNTFTDARERAQAIGAWGAVSGVSMALGPVVGGLLVDTVGWRSIFWINVPVGIVAFVLALLIIPESRAAVPRKFDPVGQVLMVVALGAATFGLIEGPSRGWGAAAGFLVLAAVAVAALVTYEPHREQPLIDVKLFRSVPFAGASVTAVVHFAALAAFLFLNTLYLQQSRGYSALAAGALTLPLAAAAVIASPVSGRLVGRVGARLPMVLAGSAVAVSGLVLAFLTGSTPLAVLAVAYGLFGIGHGLVNAPITNTAVSSMPKAQAGVASATTSAARQIGQVLGVAIAGTLTSGVAASDAGFARATHPAWWLVVGIGVVVVALGVVTTTPWAERSARRAADGWEPSDLPGRAPAPVH comes from the coding sequence GTGCCTGAGCTGTCCCGCCGCCGGCGTGTGGCGATCCTCGCGACGTGTTGTCTGAGCCTGTTCCTCGTCGGGCTCGACAACACGATCGTCAACGTCGCTCTGCCCTCGCTGGGCAAGGAGCTCGACGCCCCGCTCTCCGGCCTGCAGTGGACGGTGGACGCCTACCTGGTCGTGCTGGCCGCGCTGCTGATGCTGGCCGGCTCGATGGGCGACCGGTTCGGCCGTCGCCGGGTGTTCCAGATCGGGTTGGTCCTGTTCACGCTCGGCTCGCTGCTGTGCAGCCTGGCGCCGAGCCTCGGATGGCTGATCGCGTTCCGGATGATGCAGGCGGTCGGCGGGTCGATGCTCAACCCGGTCGCGATGGGCATCATCACGAACACGTTCACCGACGCTCGCGAGCGCGCGCAGGCCATCGGGGCGTGGGGCGCGGTGTCCGGGGTCAGCATGGCGCTCGGGCCGGTGGTCGGCGGGTTGCTCGTCGACACGGTGGGCTGGCGGTCGATCTTCTGGATCAACGTCCCGGTGGGGATCGTGGCGTTCGTGCTGGCGCTGCTGATCATCCCGGAGTCGCGGGCCGCGGTGCCGCGGAAGTTCGACCCGGTCGGCCAGGTGCTGATGGTGGTCGCGCTCGGCGCGGCGACGTTCGGGCTGATCGAGGGGCCGTCGCGGGGCTGGGGTGCGGCGGCCGGGTTCCTGGTGCTGGCCGCGGTGGCGGTGGCCGCCCTGGTGACGTACGAGCCGCACCGCGAGCAGCCGCTGATCGACGTCAAGCTGTTCCGGAGCGTGCCGTTCGCCGGGGCGTCGGTGACCGCGGTCGTGCACTTCGCCGCGCTGGCCGCGTTCCTGTTCCTGAACACGCTGTACCTGCAGCAGTCGCGCGGCTACTCGGCGCTGGCCGCCGGGGCGCTGACGTTGCCGCTGGCCGCGGCGGCGGTGATCGCGTCGCCGGTGTCGGGGCGGCTGGTCGGGCGGGTGGGGGCACGGCTGCCCATGGTGCTGGCGGGATCGGCGGTGGCGGTCTCCGGGCTCGTCCTGGCGTTCCTGACCGGCTCGACGCCGCTGGCCGTGCTGGCGGTCGCGTACGGGTTGTTCGGGATCGGGCACGGGCTGGTGAACGCGCCGATCACCAACACCGCGGTGTCGTCGATGCCGAAGGCCCAGGCCGGGGTGGCGTCGGCGACGACGTCGGCCGCCCGGCAGATCGGCCAGGTCCTCGGGGTGGCGATTGCCGGGACGCTGACCAGCGGGGTCGCCGCGTCGGACGCCGGGTTCGCGCGGGCCACGCATCCGGCGTGGTGGCTGGTCGTGGGGATCGGGGTGGTCGTGGTCGCGCTGGGGGTCGTCACGACGACGCCGTGGGCCGAGCGTTCGGCCCGGCGCGCGGCCGACGGCTGGGAGCCGTCCGACTTACCGGGCCGGGCGCCGGCGCCGGTTCACTGA
- a CDS encoding GDSL-type esterase/lipase family protein, giving the protein MRAVWKKRPMALVVAVVLVLGIVATVLMWTLRTREPKPDELAATRYGFNTDGGAAWAPESGRLVMTKRGAREHIAIGFRFRTRAAIERLDGRALELRLAVRTIGPCGADAGWTVQPAGGGASPSVRGLPKEAQPYVAVTEGQTCTETLVRIGSASPEELAPGQDYTVTTDIPAGTGNPIGATLTVARRTTDDCDRKATAECVTGTVASDGPDVEELVSADRGWQFNGNGCRRWFADATTSFPCLPDRGARIMTLGDSITAGAIGDHTWRYWAWQKLDPSSHPTWVGSKTETWTGDYAVPHTQWASKHDAQSGVSAATVVGWVPGLMASERPDIVMIDLGTNDTHPLFGADAAAAAASLERIVDEVQTANPRAQILLAQPDGHHDVALSIMAQLAVRIAGIAAARTTSDSLVSIVDLRTGWNRDVDTYDGTHPTQAGEYFIASRFVNRLSGTYAYGRVFGSVPKPPVPAAPTDVKALAQDGGLLMAWDRVPQSSEYRVYLRDSTSGGQFERVEAGSRELVWGTKELVLGHEYDYYVTSVQAERESEPSKIGSFRAR; this is encoded by the coding sequence ATGCGCGCGGTATGGAAAAAGCGTCCGATGGCGCTGGTCGTGGCCGTTGTCCTGGTGCTCGGGATCGTCGCCACCGTGCTCATGTGGACGTTACGCACCCGCGAGCCCAAGCCGGACGAGCTCGCCGCCACCCGCTACGGCTTCAACACCGACGGCGGCGCGGCCTGGGCACCGGAGTCGGGCCGATTGGTCATGACGAAACGGGGCGCCCGGGAGCACATCGCGATCGGCTTCCGATTCCGTACCCGCGCGGCCATCGAGCGGCTCGACGGACGGGCACTGGAGCTGCGGCTGGCCGTCCGGACGATCGGGCCGTGCGGAGCCGACGCCGGCTGGACGGTCCAACCGGCCGGAGGCGGCGCCTCGCCGAGCGTCCGGGGCTTACCGAAGGAAGCTCAGCCGTACGTCGCCGTGACCGAGGGACAGACCTGCACCGAGACGCTCGTGCGGATCGGCAGCGCGAGCCCGGAGGAGCTCGCGCCGGGACAGGACTACACGGTGACGACCGACATCCCGGCCGGGACGGGGAACCCGATCGGCGCGACGCTGACCGTCGCCCGGCGGACGACCGACGACTGCGACCGGAAGGCGACGGCCGAGTGCGTGACCGGGACGGTCGCGTCCGACGGTCCGGACGTGGAGGAGCTGGTCAGCGCCGACCGGGGCTGGCAGTTCAACGGCAACGGCTGCCGCCGCTGGTTCGCCGACGCGACGACGAGCTTCCCGTGCCTGCCCGACCGGGGCGCCCGGATCATGACGCTCGGCGACAGCATCACCGCGGGCGCGATCGGTGACCACACCTGGCGGTACTGGGCCTGGCAGAAGCTCGATCCGTCGTCCCACCCGACCTGGGTGGGGTCGAAGACGGAGACCTGGACCGGCGACTACGCGGTGCCGCACACGCAGTGGGCCAGTAAGCACGACGCCCAGTCCGGCGTCAGCGCGGCCACGGTCGTGGGGTGGGTGCCGGGGCTGATGGCGTCCGAGCGGCCGGACATCGTGATGATCGACCTGGGCACGAACGACACCCACCCGCTGTTCGGAGCGGACGCCGCCGCCGCGGCCGCGAGCCTGGAACGGATCGTCGACGAGGTGCAGACGGCCAACCCGCGGGCGCAGATCCTGCTCGCCCAGCCCGACGGGCACCACGACGTCGCGCTGAGCATCATGGCTCAGCTGGCCGTGCGGATCGCCGGTATCGCGGCCGCGCGCACGACGAGCGACTCGCTGGTGAGCATCGTCGACCTGCGGACCGGCTGGAACCGGGACGTCGACACCTACGACGGCACCCACCCGACCCAGGCCGGCGAGTACTTCATCGCCAGCCGGTTCGTGAACCGGCTGTCCGGCACGTACGCGTACGGGCGGGTGTTCGGCTCGGTACCGAAGCCGCCGGTGCCGGCCGCCCCGACCGACGTGAAGGCGCTGGCCCAGGACGGCGGGTTGCTGATGGCCTGGGATCGGGTTCCGCAGTCGAGCGAGTACCGCGTCTACCTGCGCGATTCGACGTCGGGTGGGCAGTTCGAGCGGGTGGAGGCGGGATCCCGGGAGCTGGTGTGGGGGACGAAGGAGCTGGTGCTCGGCCACGAGTACGACTACTACGTCACGTCGGTACAGGCGGAGCGGGAGAGCGAGCCGTCGAAGATCGGGTCGTTCCGAGCCCGGTGA
- a CDS encoding alpha/beta fold hydrolase has protein sequence MEKYVSFDGVSLAYKRWAGDAELPPVILLHRFGADSALTWIQAGVPGALTRAGRTVVAVDARGHGGSEKPHDPARYGERTMARDVSALIDDLQADAVDLVGYGMGAITALLTAAADTRVRRLVAGGVGAGIVEVGGVDTRVWNRAARLEALRAPDVGSISDPEAREFRQYVDAVQADRLALAAQVAAAHDDPIPLRRITARTLVLAGSEDRMAARPEVLVHAIPKAVGRFVAGDHVSTLGNPELPERIVEFLQAP, from the coding sequence GTGGAGAAGTATGTCTCCTTTGACGGAGTTTCGCTGGCGTACAAGCGGTGGGCGGGAGATGCCGAATTACCTCCGGTGATTCTCCTGCATCGATTCGGTGCGGATTCCGCGTTGACGTGGATCCAGGCCGGCGTTCCCGGTGCGCTCACGCGGGCCGGACGGACGGTCGTCGCGGTCGACGCCCGGGGCCACGGCGGTTCGGAGAAGCCGCACGACCCGGCGCGCTACGGCGAGCGGACGATGGCCCGGGACGTGTCCGCGCTGATCGACGACCTCCAGGCCGACGCCGTCGACCTGGTCGGCTACGGGATGGGCGCGATCACCGCGCTGCTCACCGCGGCCGCCGACACCCGGGTCCGCCGGTTGGTGGCCGGTGGCGTCGGCGCGGGGATCGTCGAGGTCGGCGGCGTCGACACGCGGGTCTGGAACCGGGCCGCGCGCCTGGAAGCGCTGCGGGCGCCGGACGTCGGGTCGATCTCCGATCCCGAGGCCCGCGAGTTCCGGCAGTACGTGGACGCGGTGCAGGCCGACCGGCTGGCGCTGGCCGCGCAGGTGGCCGCCGCGCACGACGACCCGATCCCGCTGCGCCGGATCACCGCCCGGACGCTCGTGCTGGCCGGGTCGGAAGACCGGATGGCCGCGCGCCCGGAGGTGCTCGTGCACGCGATCCCGAAGGCGGTCGGCCGCTTCGTGGCCGGTGACCACGTCTCCACGCTCGGCAACCCCGAGCTCCCGGAGCGGATCGTCGAGTTCCTCCAGGCGCCTTAG
- a CDS encoding TetR/AcrR family transcriptional regulator, translating into MTTPYQRAQAAGQDALRRTVLDAAGALLVSEGPQALTMRKVSGEIGCSTTVLYTMFGGKDGLAEALYREGFARLRARLVAAVDAAGDDPAERLAATARAYRENALAERAYYGVMFGQAIPGFTPSAEALAESKRAFDVLGESVAALGGGRAPEPDVDPTNLLWAVAHGVVSFELAGHYPDEKSAAAAYRTALTAVSAYLGLR; encoded by the coding sequence ATGACCACCCCCTACCAACGCGCCCAGGCCGCCGGCCAGGACGCCCTGCGCCGCACGGTACTGGACGCGGCCGGCGCGCTGCTGGTCAGCGAGGGGCCGCAGGCGCTGACGATGCGGAAGGTCTCCGGGGAGATCGGCTGCTCGACGACCGTGCTGTACACGATGTTCGGCGGCAAGGACGGGCTCGCCGAGGCGCTGTACCGGGAGGGGTTCGCGCGCCTGCGAGCCCGGCTGGTCGCCGCGGTCGACGCGGCCGGCGACGACCCGGCCGAGCGGCTGGCCGCGACCGCCCGGGCGTACCGGGAGAACGCATTGGCCGAACGCGCCTACTACGGCGTCATGTTCGGCCAGGCGATCCCCGGCTTCACGCCGTCGGCCGAGGCCCTGGCCGAGTCGAAGCGCGCGTTCGACGTGCTCGGCGAGTCGGTGGCCGCGCTCGGCGGCGGCCGGGCGCCCGAGCCGGACGTCGATCCGACGAACCTGCTCTGGGCGGTCGCGCACGGCGTCGTCAGCTTCGAACTCGCCGGTCACTACCCCGACGAGAAGTCCGCCGCCGCCGCGTACCGCACCGCGCTCACCGCGGTGAGCGCGTACCTGGGCCTGCGTTAG
- a CDS encoding TlpA disulfide reductase family protein: MDTWTLLDGTAETTLRASVDDTGTLRADLAQDVLGWHRDTPGWCRGDACIPNFRTADLETGDGLDVVRFAALAGLVAAVDVPTRTLATTPDAGTRARELTGATAPELTLPELDGTPFALSSLRGTKVALVFWASWCGCRYDLPAWQQRHAELADQNFTVVTIALDAKPADSAPWHAEAHTTHPALVDVDGVAADAFDVVNVPTVVWLDEEGRLVRPQDSQTATDTFRDWNHLSAEASGEALRRWVRDGDAGLTPDQVREHLRLPSADDQRARAETRLASWLADHDQADAAERHFAAAAAAAPHNVALRRGAMPRRGVDPFGEEYFALAGELAEAGIQLHRPLPTGADE; this comes from the coding sequence ATGGACACCTGGACTCTGCTCGACGGCACCGCTGAGACCACCCTGCGCGCGTCGGTGGACGACACCGGCACGCTCCGGGCCGACCTCGCCCAGGACGTACTGGGCTGGCACCGCGACACACCCGGCTGGTGCCGGGGCGACGCCTGCATCCCCAACTTCCGCACCGCCGACCTCGAGACCGGCGACGGCCTGGACGTCGTGCGGTTCGCCGCACTGGCCGGGCTCGTCGCCGCGGTCGACGTCCCGACCAGGACGCTCGCCACCACGCCCGACGCCGGCACCCGGGCGCGGGAGCTGACCGGCGCCACCGCCCCCGAACTCACACTCCCGGAGCTGGACGGCACGCCGTTCGCGCTCAGCAGCCTCCGCGGCACGAAGGTCGCGCTGGTGTTCTGGGCCTCCTGGTGCGGCTGCCGCTACGACCTGCCGGCCTGGCAGCAGCGCCACGCCGAGCTGGCCGACCAGAACTTCACCGTCGTCACGATCGCGCTCGACGCGAAGCCGGCCGACTCCGCCCCCTGGCACGCCGAGGCGCACACCACCCACCCCGCGCTGGTCGACGTCGACGGGGTGGCGGCGGACGCGTTCGACGTCGTCAACGTCCCCACCGTCGTCTGGCTGGACGAGGAGGGCCGGCTGGTCCGGCCGCAGGACTCGCAGACCGCAACCGACACGTTCCGGGACTGGAACCACCTGTCGGCCGAGGCCTCCGGCGAGGCCCTCCGCCGGTGGGTCCGCGACGGTGACGCCGGGCTGACGCCCGACCAGGTGCGGGAGCACCTGCGGCTACCCTCCGCGGACGACCAGCGCGCCCGGGCCGAGACCCGCCTCGCGTCGTGGCTGGCCGACCACGACCAGGCCGACGCCGCCGAGCGGCACTTCGCGGCCGCGGCCGCGGCCGCACCTCACAACGTCGCCCTCCGGCGGGGCGCGATGCCGCGGCGCGGGGTCGACCCGTTCGGCGAGGAATACTTCGCGCTGGCGGGCGAGCTCGCCGAGGCCGGTATCCAACTCCACCGCCCGCTGCCGACCGGAGCCGACGAATGA